The following proteins come from a genomic window of Geothrix edaphica:
- a CDS encoding aminoacetone oxidase family FAD-binding enzyme, which translates to MASVIVVGGGAAGLVAAWRAASLGHAVTLLEANGRLGVKLRISGGGKCNITHAGPPKALMAAFPMEQARFLRPSLHAFDNQAVLDLLRREGVETYTRENGRVFPLDRPGSAAAVVAAFETLAHRAGVDVRTGARVTALEGRGPRLRALCLGDERIAADAFILATGGASYPETGTRGEVLGWLKQLGVPVKAWFPALAPIPLERPRPAWEGVALRDGELRLSAGIGGRRLGAFAGDVVFTKTGLSGPAALELSQAVERARRDGSAWLAYASSMDAPEAVDATLQSEARANPRLLAATWVQRHLPERLVDPLLDEAGISRALMLKDLSKAARKVLVGLVTALPLGEPQPVPLARGEVAAGGVALAAVDPRTMALRGWENLRVCGELLDIDGPVGGYNLQAAFSTGFAAGSL; encoded by the coding sequence ATGGCGAGCGTGATCGTGGTGGGTGGTGGTGCGGCGGGGCTGGTGGCGGCCTGGCGGGCGGCCTCGCTGGGGCACGCGGTCACGCTGCTGGAGGCCAACGGCCGCCTGGGCGTGAAGCTCCGCATCAGCGGGGGCGGCAAGTGCAACATCACCCACGCCGGCCCGCCCAAAGCCCTGATGGCGGCCTTTCCCATGGAGCAGGCCCGCTTCCTGCGGCCGTCGCTGCATGCCTTCGACAACCAGGCGGTGCTCGACCTGTTGCGCCGGGAGGGCGTGGAGACGTACACCCGCGAGAATGGCCGCGTGTTCCCCCTGGATCGCCCGGGGAGCGCGGCGGCGGTGGTGGCGGCCTTCGAGACCCTGGCGCATAGGGCGGGCGTGGACGTGCGCACGGGTGCCCGAGTGACGGCCTTGGAGGGCAGGGGCCCCCGCCTGAGGGCCTTGTGCCTGGGCGACGAACGGATCGCCGCGGATGCCTTCATCCTCGCCACCGGGGGCGCCAGCTACCCCGAGACCGGCACTCGGGGCGAGGTGCTGGGATGGCTGAAACAGCTGGGCGTGCCCGTGAAGGCCTGGTTCCCGGCTCTGGCTCCCATCCCCCTGGAGCGCCCCCGTCCTGCCTGGGAGGGTGTGGCCCTGCGCGATGGGGAGCTGCGCCTGAGCGCGGGAATCGGTGGCCGTCGCCTGGGTGCCTTCGCGGGCGACGTCGTGTTCACGAAGACCGGGCTCAGCGGCCCCGCCGCCCTGGAGCTGAGCCAGGCTGTGGAGCGGGCCCGCCGCGACGGCTCAGCCTGGCTTGCCTATGCGTCGAGCATGGACGCGCCTGAGGCTGTGGATGCCACGCTCCAGTCGGAAGCCCGCGCGAATCCCCGGCTGCTGGCGGCCACCTGGGTGCAGCGGCACCTGCCGGAGCGGCTGGTGGATCCCCTCCTGGACGAGGCCGGGATCAGCCGGGCCCTCATGCTGAAGGACCTGTCGAAGGCCGCGCGGAAGGTGCTGGTGGGCCTGGTGACCGCCCTGCCGCTGGGCGAGCCTCAGCCGGTGCCCCTGGCCCGGGGCGAGGTGGCCGCGGGTGGTGTGGCTCTGGCGGCGGTGGATCCCCGCACCATGGCCCTGCGCGGCTGGGAGAACCTGCGGGTCTGCGGCGAGCTGCTGGACATCGACGGCCCGGTGGGGGGCTACAACCTCCAGGCGGCGTTCAGCACAGGCTTTGCGGCGGGGAGCCTCTAG
- a CDS encoding type I glyceraldehyde-3-phosphate dehydrogenase, whose amino-acid sequence MNTLALNGLGRIGRLLVRRLGASRPGLLGAVNDPAPLEQLVHLLRYDSVHGPADRPIEGFTDGVQDFLLLGDHRVPLFHASDPAEIPFPASTRLVVEASGRFTRRADAARHLKARVSHVLISAPSPDADYTVIDPVNGAGLDPDRHRVISNASCTAHATAPMLKILEDAFGIEHAGMSTVHVVTNDQRLLDLPHKDLRRARAAFQSIIPTTSSAFGALHRAMPGLPAAFDGVALRVPTLNVNLVDLVATLRREVDAAAVNASFEAAIAGPWKNLVGLAPPHAVSCDITGRAESVLMDLGLTMTLGPRFVKVFGWHDNETGYAARLGELVVDLAGRI is encoded by the coding sequence ATGAATACCCTGGCACTGAATGGCCTCGGCCGCATCGGCCGCCTGCTGGTGCGTCGACTCGGCGCCTCCAGGCCCGGCCTCCTGGGCGCCGTGAACGATCCGGCGCCCCTGGAGCAGCTGGTCCACCTGCTGAGATACGACTCGGTCCACGGCCCCGCGGACCGGCCCATCGAAGGCTTCACCGACGGGGTCCAGGACTTCCTCCTCCTGGGCGACCATCGCGTGCCCCTCTTCCATGCCAGCGACCCGGCGGAGATCCCCTTCCCCGCCTCCACGCGGCTGGTCGTGGAGGCCAGCGGGCGCTTCACCCGGCGGGCGGATGCGGCCAGGCACCTCAAGGCCCGCGTCTCCCATGTGCTGATCAGCGCCCCCAGCCCCGATGCGGACTACACGGTCATCGACCCGGTGAACGGCGCCGGCCTCGACCCCGACCGGCACCGCGTGATCTCCAACGCCAGCTGCACGGCCCACGCCACCGCGCCCATGCTGAAGATCCTGGAGGACGCGTTCGGCATCGAGCACGCCGGGATGAGCACCGTGCACGTGGTCACCAACGACCAGCGCCTGCTCGATCTGCCCCACAAGGACCTGCGCCGGGCCCGCGCGGCCTTCCAGAGCATCATCCCCACGACCTCGAGCGCCTTCGGCGCCCTCCACCGCGCCATGCCCGGGCTGCCCGCCGCCTTCGACGGCGTGGCCCTCCGCGTGCCCACGCTCAATGTGAACCTGGTGGACCTGGTGGCCACCCTGCGCCGCGAGGTGGATGCCGCCGCTGTGAACGCCTCCTTTGAGGCCGCCATCGCGGGCCCCTGGAAGAACCTGGTCGGACTGGCCCCTCCCCACGCCGTCAGCTGCGACATCACCGGGCGGGCGGAGAGCGTGCTGATGGACCTGGGCCTGACCATGACGCTCGGCCCGCGCTTCGTGAAGGTCTTCGGCTGGCACGACAACGAGACCGGCTATGCGGCCCGGCTCGGCGAGCTGGTGGTGGACCTGGCGGGGCGGATCTAG
- a CDS encoding alpha/beta hydrolase family protein produces the protein MRAIRWGIVPAILMAVLPLAAQAGRPMTFMDVMEMRTVGSGQLAPDGGHVVYTVGVPHWKSGKVFTDIFVGDAATGRIRQMTFTREKSETAPQWARDGRRFAFLSDREGSQQVYLMSTEGGEARKLTEAKDGVHAFAFSRDGKWLAFSAGKAEDRQISLVDLALEDFPVTALPKHATPIRDLAFSEDGSRLFFTSPDRVDKDDLKRKEKKFDVRVADPEQPSVHLWSMDLKDKTEKRWTEGADFTVSGFQLSMDGRWASYRAFPAARRVGDITREEASLHLLDLGTGQGRRILEKFAGFSAFSPDGRWLAYAAPERFERLRNEKLWVVPTAGGPAKNLLAGRDMSVSSASWSEDSRSLYFTEAQGVDQHLFALTLADGALAQLTKRTGVINGSYNLEARALLLTYSHPKMPLDLYVVKPATVGQPSSWVKVSDGNPQVGKLALGETEAVRWKAKDGVTVEGLLIKPLGYEKGRRYPLIVQIHGGPAAADMNGFQGRYVTYPHIYAAAGYAVLQPNYRGSTNYGEAFARQIGGNFMRLSYGDIMSGVDHLIAEGIADPDRLGMMGWSAGGHLSSWTLTQTDRFKAISTGAGAVNWISMYAESDVQSVREFYLGGRPYDAWDNFVKESALKYIRNAKTPTLIHVGEADQRVPKPQSDELYMALKKLGVPVEYLVYPGMPHGLTEPRYQLVKMVSEFSWFEKWIKGRKDWFEWKALLDTLPADAEAKPEAASSAAAARRR, from the coding sequence ATGCGCGCGATCCGATGGGGGATAGTCCCGGCGATCCTGATGGCGGTGTTGCCGCTGGCGGCCCAGGCCGGGCGGCCCATGACCTTCATGGACGTGATGGAGATGCGCACCGTGGGCAGCGGCCAGCTCGCGCCCGACGGCGGCCACGTGGTCTACACCGTGGGCGTGCCCCACTGGAAATCGGGCAAGGTCTTCACGGACATCTTCGTGGGGGACGCTGCCACGGGGCGGATCCGGCAGATGACCTTCACCCGAGAGAAGAGCGAGACCGCTCCCCAGTGGGCGCGGGATGGCCGGCGCTTCGCCTTCCTCAGCGACCGGGAGGGCAGCCAGCAGGTCTACCTCATGTCCACGGAGGGTGGCGAGGCCCGGAAGCTCACGGAGGCCAAGGATGGTGTCCATGCCTTCGCCTTCAGCCGTGATGGGAAGTGGCTGGCCTTCAGCGCCGGCAAGGCGGAGGACCGCCAGATCTCCCTGGTCGACCTGGCCCTGGAGGACTTCCCGGTCACGGCGCTGCCGAAGCACGCCACGCCCATCCGCGACTTGGCCTTCAGCGAGGACGGGAGCCGCCTCTTCTTCACCAGCCCCGATCGGGTGGACAAGGACGACCTGAAACGGAAGGAGAAGAAGTTCGATGTGCGGGTGGCGGATCCGGAGCAGCCGTCGGTGCACCTCTGGTCCATGGACCTGAAGGACAAGACCGAGAAGCGCTGGACCGAAGGGGCCGACTTCACGGTGTCCGGCTTCCAGCTTTCGATGGATGGGCGCTGGGCTTCGTACCGTGCCTTTCCGGCGGCGCGGCGCGTGGGGGACATCACCCGGGAGGAGGCGAGCCTGCACCTGCTGGACCTGGGCACCGGCCAGGGCCGGCGGATCCTGGAGAAGTTCGCCGGATTCTCGGCCTTCTCGCCGGACGGACGCTGGCTGGCCTACGCCGCGCCGGAGCGTTTCGAGCGCCTGCGCAACGAGAAGCTCTGGGTGGTGCCGACCGCTGGCGGCCCCGCGAAGAACCTCCTGGCCGGAAGGGACATGAGCGTATCCAGCGCCAGCTGGTCCGAGGATTCCCGCTCCCTCTACTTCACCGAGGCGCAGGGCGTGGATCAGCACCTGTTCGCGCTCACCCTGGCGGATGGCGCCCTGGCCCAGCTCACGAAACGGACGGGCGTCATCAACGGAAGCTACAACCTGGAGGCCCGGGCCCTCCTCCTCACGTACAGCCACCCGAAGATGCCCCTGGACCTCTACGTGGTGAAGCCGGCCACGGTGGGCCAGCCGTCGAGCTGGGTGAAGGTCAGCGACGGGAACCCCCAAGTGGGGAAGCTGGCGCTGGGTGAGACCGAGGCCGTGCGCTGGAAGGCCAAGGACGGCGTGACCGTGGAGGGCCTGCTCATCAAGCCGCTGGGTTACGAGAAGGGCAGGCGCTACCCGCTCATCGTGCAGATCCACGGCGGTCCCGCCGCGGCGGACATGAACGGCTTCCAGGGGCGCTACGTCACCTACCCGCACATCTACGCCGCCGCCGGCTACGCGGTGCTCCAGCCCAACTACCGGGGCTCGACGAACTACGGCGAGGCCTTCGCGCGGCAGATCGGCGGCAACTTCATGCGGCTCTCGTACGGCGACATCATGAGCGGTGTGGACCACCTCATCGCCGAGGGCATCGCGGATCCAGACCGCCTCGGCATGATGGGCTGGAGCGCCGGCGGGCACCTGTCCAGCTGGACGCTGACCCAGACGGACCGCTTCAAGGCCATCAGCACCGGGGCGGGCGCGGTGAACTGGATCTCCATGTACGCCGAGAGTGACGTGCAGAGCGTACGCGAGTTCTACCTGGGGGGGCGGCCCTACGACGCCTGGGACAACTTCGTGAAGGAGTCCGCGCTGAAGTACATCCGGAATGCGAAGACGCCGACCCTCATCCACGTGGGCGAGGCGGATCAGCGGGTGCCCAAGCCCCAGAGCGATGAACTCTACATGGCCCTGAAGAAGCTGGGCGTGCCGGTCGAGTACCTCGTCTATCCTGGGATGCCCCACGGCCTGACTGAGCCCAGATACCAGCTGGTGAAGATGGTCAGCGAGTTCAGCTGGTTCGAGAAGTGGATCAAGGGCCGGAAGGACTGGTTCGAGTGGAAGGCCCTGCTGGACACCCTGCCGGCGGACGCAGAGGCCAAGCCGGAAGCGGCTTCGAGCGCCGCCGCGGCGCGGCGGCGCTAA
- the gap gene encoding type I glyceraldehyde-3-phosphate dehydrogenase: protein MKKVAINGLGRIGRLVLRHLMKVPHVRVVAVNDLTDAATLAHLMKYDSVHGSADFPVASDGDYLVLDGRRIRVYAEKDPQLIPFGAQGAQVVLECTGRFTKRAQAAVHLQGSVSHVLISAPSDDADRTVVMGVNETTLDLATEHVISNASCTTNCLGPVVKVMDEAFGIEYGFMTTVHSYTNDQRLLDLPHKDLRRARAAALSMIPTSTGAAKAIGLVLPHLKGRMDGLAVRVPTPDVSIVDLTATLKSDATLEAVQEAFRRAAETGPLAPYLEVLDAELVSADLRGRTASSLYDPYLTKLLGPRLIKVFAWYDNEFGYAARLKDLCVHVLERL from the coding sequence ATGAAGAAGGTGGCCATCAATGGACTGGGGCGGATCGGGCGGTTGGTGCTGAGGCACCTGATGAAGGTTCCCCATGTCCGGGTGGTGGCGGTGAACGACCTCACCGACGCGGCCACGCTCGCCCACCTCATGAAGTACGACTCGGTCCACGGGTCTGCGGACTTCCCCGTGGCCTCCGACGGGGACTACCTGGTGCTGGATGGCCGCCGCATCCGGGTCTACGCGGAGAAGGATCCCCAGCTCATCCCCTTCGGTGCCCAGGGCGCCCAGGTGGTGCTGGAGTGCACGGGGAGGTTCACCAAGCGCGCCCAGGCGGCCGTCCATCTCCAGGGCAGCGTCAGCCATGTGCTGATCAGCGCCCCGTCCGATGATGCCGATCGCACGGTGGTCATGGGCGTGAACGAGACAACGCTCGATCTCGCCACCGAACACGTGATCTCCAACGCCAGCTGCACGACCAACTGCCTGGGTCCGGTCGTGAAAGTGATGGATGAGGCCTTCGGCATCGAATACGGCTTCATGACCACGGTGCACAGCTACACCAACGACCAGCGCCTGCTCGACCTGCCCCACAAGGACCTGCGCCGGGCCCGGGCCGCGGCCCTCAGCATGATCCCCACCAGCACCGGGGCCGCCAAGGCCATCGGCCTGGTACTGCCCCACCTCAAGGGCCGCATGGACGGCTTGGCGGTGCGGGTCCCCACCCCCGACGTGAGCATCGTCGACCTCACCGCGACCCTCAAGTCCGACGCCACCCTGGAGGCCGTGCAGGAGGCCTTCCGCCGGGCCGCCGAGACGGGTCCCCTGGCGCCCTACCTGGAGGTCCTCGACGCGGAGCTGGTGAGCGCGGACCTGCGGGGCCGGACCGCCAGCAGCCTGTACGACCCCTACCTCACGAAGCTGCTGGGTCCCCGGCTGATCAAGGTCTTCGCCTGGTACGACAACGAGTTCGGCTACGCCGCCCGCCTGAAGGACCTCTGCGTGCATGTGCTGGAGCGCCTCTAG
- the lipB gene encoding lipoyl(octanoyl) transferase LipB: MSEAGFSVPRPAQLRRFGRVFYPAGLRLQKALAAHVSQEGNPDQLVILEHDPVFTLGRNATPADIHMSDDFLAAQGVSVHRTDRGGEVTYHGPGQIVAYPICNLRGGREDVGRLVRGLEEAMISTAADFGVVADRLKGAPGIWVETPRGLEKLGAIGLHLSRWITTHGIAFNVRPNLDHFRWITPCGFTDKGVCSLHSLLGGEAPTWEEAADRLQAHLTASLALDLQPVRQPSRSVSALTWRRGSNGPEILMMLRVPEHGLWWQSVTGMMEPGETPEQTAHRELMEETGLTGTLRPLGLSHSFWVDPAIVRFPDAEPRFNTEACFSMEVPAEAPVRLEPLEHSEFKWCGLDEAHALMKWEGSKAALRLLEAWLA, encoded by the coding sequence ATGTCCGAAGCCGGCTTCTCCGTCCCCCGCCCCGCCCAGCTCCGCCGCTTCGGCCGGGTGTTCTATCCCGCGGGGCTCCGGCTGCAGAAGGCCCTGGCGGCCCATGTGAGCCAGGAGGGGAACCCGGACCAGCTCGTCATCCTCGAGCACGATCCGGTCTTCACGCTGGGCAGAAACGCCACGCCAGCGGACATCCACATGAGCGACGACTTCCTCGCGGCCCAGGGCGTGAGTGTCCATCGCACGGACCGTGGGGGCGAGGTGACCTATCACGGGCCCGGCCAGATCGTGGCCTATCCCATCTGCAACCTGCGGGGCGGCCGGGAGGATGTGGGTCGCCTCGTGCGTGGCCTGGAAGAGGCCATGATCAGCACCGCCGCGGATTTCGGCGTGGTGGCCGATCGACTCAAGGGCGCGCCGGGCATCTGGGTCGAAACCCCGCGGGGCCTGGAGAAGCTCGGCGCCATCGGCCTCCACCTCAGCCGCTGGATCACCACCCACGGCATCGCCTTCAATGTGCGCCCCAACCTCGACCACTTCCGCTGGATCACCCCCTGCGGCTTCACGGACAAGGGCGTATGCAGCCTCCACTCGCTGCTGGGCGGCGAGGCGCCCACCTGGGAGGAGGCCGCGGACCGCCTCCAGGCGCACCTCACGGCTTCCCTGGCCCTGGACCTCCAGCCCGTCCGTCAGCCCAGCCGCAGCGTGTCCGCCCTGACCTGGCGCCGCGGCTCCAATGGCCCGGAGATCCTCATGATGCTGCGCGTCCCCGAGCACGGCCTCTGGTGGCAGAGTGTCACCGGCATGATGGAGCCCGGCGAGACGCCTGAGCAGACGGCCCACCGCGAGCTGATGGAGGAGACGGGCCTCACGGGCACCCTGCGGCCCCTGGGCCTCTCCCACAGCTTCTGGGTGGACCCGGCCATCGTGCGCTTTCCCGACGCGGAGCCCCGGTTCAACACCGAGGCCTGCTTCTCCATGGAAGTCCCCGCCGAGGCCCCGGTCCGCCTGGAACCCCTGGAACACAGCGAGTTCAAGTGGTGCGGACTTGATGAGGCCCACGCCCTGATGAAGTGGGAGGGGTCCAAGGCGGCGCTGAGGCTCCTCGAGGCCTGGCTGGCCTGA
- a CDS encoding TolC family protein: MMRPPILPALLVAFSLVGQEAPKADGAKPAAPKLTLQNAIETSLKNNLQVQIAVETRDFTRAGLTIEQGAFDWNLTSSLSIGKSEDASRVQNFPGGPFTSSETTSFARSFTLGSTKAFGWGGNLSLNYAPTYRFTKGTVNGGPETPFTTNPYDGSFSATYTQSLLKGFGRDATESRLIVARKSAQAADLSFQKAIIDLVASTESLYWDVVFAQRNLENKQQALALAQKQLKENQIRVQVGTLAPIEVTSSEASVAQREQDIIAADAQLLNAKDALIRALYPSSERPAGLEPADAPGIKPLELNETTAEKQALANRIELKTARLDLESKQALETAANNRTLPQLDAFATYNGNAASQIPSEGLTAVNKDLTKGAYPGYAVGLQFSMPIQNRAARGSQAQARANRRQSELTLRDLELGITLEVRQAFRNVDASAKGVAAAEKTRIFREKDLEAEQKKFENGMSTNFLVLSKQNDLDTAKSNELQSQITYAKAVTALEKALGHLLEARKLEVK, from the coding sequence ATGATGCGTCCCCCGATCCTCCCGGCCCTGCTCGTGGCCTTCTCCCTGGTCGGCCAGGAGGCTCCCAAGGCTGACGGGGCCAAGCCCGCCGCCCCGAAGCTGACCCTCCAGAACGCCATCGAGACCTCGCTCAAGAACAACCTGCAGGTGCAGATCGCCGTCGAGACCCGCGACTTCACCCGGGCCGGGCTGACGATCGAGCAGGGCGCCTTCGACTGGAACCTCACCAGCAGCCTGAGCATCGGCAAGTCCGAGGACGCCAGCCGTGTCCAGAACTTCCCCGGCGGCCCCTTCACCTCCTCCGAGACCACCAGCTTCGCCCGGAGCTTCACCCTGGGCTCCACCAAGGCCTTCGGCTGGGGCGGCAACCTGAGCCTGAACTACGCGCCCACCTACCGCTTCACCAAGGGCACGGTCAATGGCGGTCCGGAGACCCCGTTCACCACCAACCCGTATGACGGCAGCTTCTCGGCCACATACACCCAGAGCCTCCTGAAGGGCTTCGGGCGGGACGCCACCGAGAGCCGCCTCATCGTCGCCCGGAAGAGCGCCCAGGCCGCGGACCTCTCCTTCCAGAAGGCCATCATCGACCTGGTGGCCAGCACCGAATCGCTCTACTGGGACGTGGTCTTCGCCCAGCGCAACCTGGAGAACAAGCAGCAGGCCCTGGCCCTGGCCCAGAAGCAGCTCAAGGAGAACCAGATCCGCGTGCAGGTGGGCACCCTGGCGCCCATCGAGGTGACCTCCTCCGAAGCGTCCGTGGCCCAGCGCGAGCAGGACATCATCGCTGCGGACGCCCAGCTGCTGAACGCCAAGGACGCCCTCATCCGCGCCCTGTATCCCTCCTCCGAGCGGCCCGCGGGCCTGGAACCGGCGGACGCCCCGGGCATCAAGCCCCTGGAGCTGAACGAGACCACCGCCGAGAAACAGGCCCTGGCCAACCGCATCGAGCTGAAGACCGCCCGCCTCGACCTGGAATCCAAGCAGGCCCTCGAGACCGCGGCCAACAACCGCACCCTGCCCCAGCTGGACGCCTTCGCCACCTACAACGGCAACGCCGCCTCCCAGATCCCCTCCGAGGGCCTCACGGCCGTCAACAAGGATCTCACCAAGGGCGCCTACCCCGGCTACGCCGTCGGCCTCCAGTTCTCCATGCCCATCCAGAACCGCGCCGCCCGGGGCAGCCAGGCCCAGGCCCGCGCCAACCGCCGCCAGAGTGAGCTGACCCTCCGCGACCTGGAGCTGGGCATCACGCTGGAGGTGCGCCAGGCCTTCCGCAATGTGGACGCCTCCGCCAAGGGCGTGGCCGCCGCCGAGAAGACCCGCATCTTCCGGGAGAAGGACCTCGAGGCCGAGCAGAAGAAGTTCGAGAACGGCATGAGCACCAACTTCCTCGTGCTCTCCAAGCAGAACGACCTGGACACCGCCAAGAGCAACGAGCTCCAGTCGCAGATCACCTACGCCAAGGCCGTCACAGCCCTGGAGAAAGCCCTGGGACACCTGCTGGAAGCCCGCAAGCTGGAAGTGAAGTAA
- a CDS encoding serine/threonine-protein kinase, which translates to MSLDPSTIGRFKVLGTLGSGAMGTVYLAEDPLLKRALAIKVVREGTGDAEVLLRFKREAEISARLNHPNAITVFDVGEVPDLGPYLVMEYVEGESLSDRIRRGSLDPDEVVGLLIQAADALAAVHGLGILHRDIKPDNFMVAKDGRLKLMDFGIARGDQGRLTTSSAFLGTPAYAAPEVLNGARATAASDQWALVLTAFEMLTGTLPFAADSVGATLYRIAHEPPVWPPEFNPDLAAVFGKALDKDPGKRFADLTAFLRALIEALPLEPVRRVAHLAQLDSTAPVKATGTLRIERMVPAAAQNRWLWGGGVLIAALGLGFFIFRSEPSRVLSIESKPGGAEVFLDGTSLGRTPLRQVVVKGKADLLRLEKPDFLPLAYHLKAEDKDLALRLQPAPFHVQVASEPAGAEIFLDGEPKGRTPAAIEIPGEGSHQLRLDLEGYQSWLVVPERRKPLPDPIHLQKHRGKKGSGDGKIRKFFKGIFQ; encoded by the coding sequence ATGAGTCTGGATCCTTCCACCATCGGCCGCTTCAAGGTCCTGGGTACGCTCGGCTCCGGCGCGATGGGCACGGTGTACCTGGCGGAGGACCCCCTGCTCAAACGGGCCCTGGCCATCAAGGTGGTGCGGGAGGGTACCGGCGACGCCGAGGTGCTGCTCCGCTTCAAGCGCGAGGCCGAGATCTCGGCCCGGCTGAACCACCCCAACGCGATCACGGTCTTCGATGTGGGCGAGGTGCCGGACCTGGGGCCGTATCTCGTCATGGAATACGTGGAAGGGGAGTCCCTGTCGGATCGGATCCGCCGGGGCTCGCTGGATCCGGACGAGGTGGTCGGCCTGCTGATCCAGGCGGCGGATGCCCTGGCGGCGGTGCATGGCCTGGGCATCCTCCACCGGGACATCAAGCCCGACAACTTCATGGTGGCCAAGGATGGCCGCCTGAAGCTCATGGACTTCGGCATCGCCCGGGGAGACCAGGGCCGCCTGACCACGAGCTCCGCCTTCCTCGGCACGCCGGCCTATGCGGCGCCCGAGGTGCTGAATGGCGCCAGAGCCACGGCGGCCTCCGACCAGTGGGCCCTGGTGCTCACGGCCTTCGAGATGCTGACGGGCACGCTGCCCTTCGCGGCCGACAGCGTGGGTGCCACTCTCTACCGCATCGCGCATGAGCCGCCCGTCTGGCCGCCGGAGTTCAACCCTGACCTGGCGGCCGTCTTCGGGAAGGCCCTGGACAAGGACCCGGGAAAGCGGTTTGCGGACCTGACCGCCTTCCTCCGGGCCCTGATCGAGGCCCTGCCCCTGGAACCGGTGCGCCGGGTGGCCCACCTGGCCCAGCTCGACTCCACGGCGCCGGTGAAGGCCACGGGCACCCTGAGGATCGAGCGCATGGTCCCCGCCGCCGCGCAGAACCGTTGGCTCTGGGGGGGTGGGGTCCTCATCGCCGCCCTGGGGCTCGGGTTCTTCATCTTCCGGTCGGAGCCCAGCCGGGTGCTGTCCATCGAATCGAAACCCGGCGGCGCCGAGGTGTTCCTCGATGGGACCTCCCTTGGGCGGACGCCGCTCCGCCAGGTGGTGGTGAAGGGCAAGGCGGATCTGCTGCGCCTGGAGAAGCCGGACTTTCTGCCTCTGGCCTACCACCTGAAGGCGGAGGACAAGGACCTGGCCCTGCGCCTCCAGCCTGCGCCGTTCCACGTGCAGGTGGCCAGCGAGCCTGCCGGCGCCGAGATCTTCCTGGATGGCGAACCCAAGGGGAGGACGCCCGCGGCCATCGAGATCCCCGGCGAGGGCAGCCATCAGCTGCGCCTCGACCTGGAGGGATACCAGTCCTGGCTCGTCGTGCCGGAGCGCCGCAAGCCCCTGCCGGATCCCATCCATCTCCAGAAACACCGGGGGAAGAAGGGCTCCGGCGACGGCAAGATCAGGAAGTTCTTCAAGGGGATCTTCCAGTAG
- a CDS encoding acyl-CoA dehydrogenase family protein, whose protein sequence is MFPQFTDDQTAVRDAARDFALSEIAPGAAARDASGEFAKDIFQQLGEMGFMGMTVPEAYGGAGVDFLSYILALEQVAYADASVAVAMSVNNSVACAPILAFGTEAQKQTYLKPLANGEVMGGFMLTEPDAGSDASALKTRATRVDGGWKLNGAKAWITNGGVARYFVTMARTDPDKGKKGISAFILDANQPGVVMGRPEEKMGLRSSKTVMVALEDAFVPEDAMLGKPGDGLKVAFGGLDGGRIGIAAQALGIAQRAMDESVAYAKARISFGKPIGEHQMIQTYLAEMEARLQAARLLVYRAASLKGAGRTCTVEAATAKLFTTESAVWICDRAVQIHGGYGYSREYTVERLYRDVRVTTIYEGTSEIQRMVIARELLK, encoded by the coding sequence ATGTTTCCCCAGTTCACCGATGACCAGACCGCCGTCCGCGATGCCGCCCGCGACTTCGCCCTGTCGGAGATCGCGCCCGGGGCCGCGGCCCGCGACGCCAGCGGGGAATTCGCCAAGGACATCTTCCAGCAGCTGGGCGAGATGGGCTTCATGGGCATGACCGTCCCCGAGGCCTACGGCGGCGCGGGCGTGGACTTCCTCAGCTACATCCTGGCCCTGGAACAGGTGGCCTACGCCGACGCCTCCGTGGCCGTGGCCATGAGCGTGAACAACTCCGTGGCCTGCGCCCCCATCCTGGCTTTCGGCACCGAGGCGCAGAAGCAGACGTACCTGAAGCCCTTGGCCAATGGCGAGGTGATGGGCGGCTTCATGCTCACGGAACCCGATGCCGGCTCCGATGCATCGGCCCTCAAGACCCGCGCCACCAGGGTGGACGGCGGGTGGAAGCTGAACGGCGCCAAGGCCTGGATCACCAACGGCGGCGTGGCCCGGTACTTCGTCACCATGGCCCGCACGGACCCCGACAAGGGCAAGAAGGGCATCAGCGCCTTCATCCTTGATGCAAACCAGCCGGGCGTGGTCATGGGCCGGCCCGAGGAGAAGATGGGCCTCCGCTCCAGCAAGACCGTGATGGTGGCCCTGGAGGACGCCTTCGTGCCCGAGGACGCCATGCTGGGCAAGCCCGGCGATGGCCTGAAGGTGGCCTTCGGCGGCCTGGATGGCGGACGCATCGGCATCGCGGCCCAGGCCCTGGGCATCGCCCAGCGGGCCATGGACGAGAGCGTGGCCTACGCCAAGGCCCGCATCTCCTTCGGCAAGCCCATCGGCGAGCACCAGATGATCCAGACCTACCTGGCGGAGATGGAAGCCCGCCTCCAGGCCGCCCGGCTGCTGGTCTACCGCGCCGCCTCCCTGAAGGGGGCCGGGAGGACCTGCACCGTGGAGGCCGCCACGGCCAAGCTCTTCACCACGGAGAGCGCCGTCTGGATCTGCGACCGGGCCGTGCAGATCCATGGCGGCTACGGCTACTCCCGGGAATACACCGTCGAACGCCTCTACCGGGACGTGCGCGTGACCACCATCTATGAAGGCACCAGCGAGATCCAGCGCATGGTCATCGCCCGGGAACTGCTGAAGTAG